The Caldilineales bacterium genome segment AGGCGCTGATCAGCGGTTGCCAGTAGCGGCCATCGGGGAAGATCGTCCAGATGCCCCACAGCCGCTGGTCGCGCATGCCCTGGGCCTCGTAGCTGGAGAACATGATGCGGCCATCGGCCAGGGGAGTGGGGTGGAGGGCGCTGCCGATGGTCATGGGTGCGATGGCGGTGACGTTGCCGCCGTCTTCGTCCATGACGAAGAGCTGGAGGGTGGGGGCGGTGTAGCTTTTGTTGGGCGCGAAGCCGTTGCGGTTGCTGACGAAGACGACTTTGCCCCCGGCCACCGGCGCCGGCCCCAGGTTGAGGATGCCATAGCCCAGGCGGTCGTAGTCCCAGCCCGGATCGACCGGGTTCGTCTCGTCCCAGCGCCCGGCCCCGGTGTTGGGGGTGAATTCGCCGTGGGTCAGTTGCTGCACCTGGCGCGTGGCGACCTGGATGCGGAAGATGTCGGAGCCGGCGTAGGGCAGGTTGTCGCGCTGGTTGTTCAGCTGCTCGGGGCGCAGGTCATAGAAATAGGCGTAGTAGACCCACTGGCCGTCGAAGGAGACGAAGGGGTCGGTGACGGCGCCGTTACCGCCGCGCACCAGCACTTCCTCGCTGCCGTTGGGGTGGAGAAGCATGAGGTCGGCGCCGGCTTCCAACTGGGCGGGATGGAAGACTTCCGGCCAGATGATGTGTTCGTTGTCCCCGCGCCGCGGCTGGCGGACGTAGACGATGTCGTAGGCGACGGCAGGGGTTTGGGCGGCGTCGGGGGATTGGGTCTGGGCGGGGTCGGGCGATTGGGCGTGGGCGAGCGGCGGAAGGAGGGCGAGGAGGAGCAAGGAGAGATAGGCGGCAAAGACAAGGCCAAGGGGGCGGGATTGGCGAGTCATGAGGATACTCCTCGAACACGAAGGATGGGCAAGTCAGAACGGACTATCATCGTTGAGAAGGCGGCGAGCGCGCTCCACCTGCAGCGCCAGTTCCGGGTCGTCGGCGCCGGTGAACGGAAGTTCCTGGGCCTCGGCCTTGATCTGGGCCAGATGCGCTTGCATGCGCTCGTCCTCGATCCGCCAGCGTTCATCATAGCCTTCGGGGTCGTACTCATCGAGCAGAGTCGTGTCCGGGGCCAGGCCGAACCCCCATCCCCCGTCATCGTCGTCGCCCAGGCCTTCTTCTTCCAGCTCGCGCATCTCCTGGCACACCGGGCAATCATCGAAGAATAGTTCGTGCTTGTGGGCGGAAGAGATGATATTGCGCAACCCCAGCTCCTCGTTGCGAATGACGCGCTGGGGTGTAAAGCCATAAAGGTCATCCTGCGGGGTGAAGAACCAGGCCCGGATGAGGGCGTCGAGTTCCTGGCGCTCGACTTCCACCGTCGTTCCTTTCAGCCCGGCCAGTTGGCCGGCGCAGGCATCGCGCAGGAAGCGAACGAGATCGCCGTAGAGGGTTGCTTCGTGGATGGACATGGGTCAGATCGGGGCAGGTGGGGAGGGCGACGAAGGAGTGAGTAGGAGGGTAGCGAGGCAGGAACCGTATGGTACAATGAGGACGCAGGGGTTGGCAATGGAGGCGGAGCGGAGTTGGCAGCCATTTTGCCGCCGGATACACCCGGAGTTGGGTAGGACAAGACTATCTTCACTTTGCCGCCCATCGAGTATGACAGTAAAATCCCGTGCGATTTGGTGGACCTGTATGACACCGGCCACTACCCCAAGAACTGGTACAATCAGCGCAACCCGTTCGATTCAAACAAAATCACCCCACTATGACCTACCTCGACGCCGCCTACACCATCCTCCAAACCGCCGGCCAACCGCTGCACTACGAAGAGATCACACAACGGGCCCTGGCGCAGGGTCTCATCCAGCCCTCTGGCCTGACCCCTGCCGCCACTATGGGCTCCCGGCTGTATACCGACACCAAACAGGATGATTCGCAGTTCGTGCGCGCCGGACATGGCCGTTTTGGCCTGGCGCAGTGGCAGCCGAAGGGCATCGACGCCCATGTCGAGGAGATCAACGCCGCCACTCGCGGCCAGTTAGCGCAACTCATCGCCACGCTGCCGCCGGAGCGATTCGAGGCCCTGATCCGCGAACTGCTGATCCAGATGGGCTTCGATGAGAACACGGTCAAGACGACCCCCTACAGCGGCGATGGCGGTATCGATGTCACCGGCGTCTACCGCGCCGCCGGCCTGACCAATGTCAGCGCCGCGGTGCAGGTGAAACGCTGGAAGGGCAATGTAGGGGCGCCGGTCGTCACCCAGTTGCGCGGCTCGCTGGAGGTGCACCAGCAGGGCATCATCATCACCACCAGTGACTTCTCGAAGTCGGCGCGCGAGGAAGCCTCGGCGCCCAACAAGACGCGCATCGGCCTGATCAACGGCAAGGAACTCATCGATCTGCTGATCAAACACCGGGTGGGCGTGGTCAAGCGCACGCTGGAGGTGACGGCGCTGGATGACGAATACTGGGGGGAGTTGGCAGGCGCGGGCGCAGGGGCAACTGCACCCATCCAACCCGAACCGCCCCAGCCGGCCATTGGCGAAACCACCAGACCGAAGCCGCGGGGCTTCACCTTGTTGGGCGAGCACTACACAGCGAAAAGTTGGCGCGATGCCCTCCTGACTGCTTGCACCGCACTCGCCGCCCACCACGGCCCCGCCTTTGCCGAGGCCGCATTCACGGTCAAGGGGCGAACCAGGCAGTACGTCGCCGCCAGCCCGGACGGCATGATCACGCCAGCACAAATTTCGGGTACAGAACTATGGGTCGAGGCCAACCAGAGCGCGAAGTCAGTGGTGCAGGTGATCGAGAAGCTCCTGGCGGCCCTCGGTCATGAAGCCGGGGAGTTGGCAATCACTTTCTGAACGCGAGTTGCCAACTTTCCGAAAAGTTGGCAACTCGCGCGAGCGATCAAAACTACTACGTGCTGCGCTACACCAGGGTGGGACGCCTCTCCCCGCTTTGACTTTCACTGGGAAGGACGCTAAAATCTCGTAAGATTCCAACGATTCTTGCGGAGGCCAAGATGACCCATCAAGTTCTAAACAGCGACGACGCCCGCACCAGGTGGCGGGATATCTTAGATGCAGCCGGTAGTGGGCAGGATGTGGTGATTGCGCGCTACGGCAAACCCATGGCTGCTGTCGTTCCAATTGCCGACTACGAAGCTTTGCGAGAAGAGTTGGAGGATTTGCGAGCAGCACGCCGCGCCCAGGCGGCGCTGGAAGCATGGCGCCAGGATTCCAGCCGGGGTCGGCCGTACGCCGAGTTACGTCAAGAGCTTGTTACCGAGGGACTGCTTGAGCATGAATGAGCCGTCATCCCGGCGCTATACAGTGATCGTCGAGCGTCAGGTCGAGAAGGCACTCTGGCGATTACCGAAGGACATCTTGACCCGCGTCGACCGCCTGCTCCTCAGCCTTGTCGATGAGCCGCGCCCTGCCGCCTGCAAGAAACTGCGCGGTTACGAGAACCTGTACCGGCTGCGGGTTGGCGATTGGCGGATGATCTACGCCATCGAAGATGACCGGCTCGTGGTGCTCGTAATCGAGATTGCGCCGCGCGGAGGAGTTTACAGAGATCTGTAGGGGCCAGAGAGTTGCCAACTTTCCGAAAAGTTGGCAACTCTCAACTATCACCCCAGGATCGTAAACCGCTCCCGTATCGCCGCGTCGATCTCCGTCGGGATCGGCGCCGCCCGGTGCGTGGCCAGAATCTGCCGCGCTTTGGCCCGCGCCCGCTGCCACATATCGCGCCCGCCCTCCTGTTCCCAATCCTGCCGCCGCTGGCGGTCGCCGGTGTGGGGATAGTAATACTCGCTGTGCATCAATTCCAGGCTCTGGGCCGTCCCCAGGTAATGGCCGGGGGCCGGTTCGCCGTCCTTGCCCCGGCAAACGTGGTCGATCACATCCAGCGACAGCGTCTCGTCCGTGACCTCGATCCCGCGCACCATGCGCATGATCGAGCCGTTGATGTCATCGTCGATCACATACTGCTCGTAGGCGACGGTCAGCATCGATTCCAGAAAGCCGGCCGAGTGGTGGATATAGTTGGCCCCCGCCAGGGCTGCGGCCAGCCCCGTCAGCCCCTTCTCATAGCCGGCCTGGATGTCCGGGATCTTCGAGTCGGTCAGGCCGGAGGAATTATAGACCGGCAGGCGGTAGAACTGGCCCAGCTGCGCCACAGCGGCATGCATCAAGGCGAATTCGGGCGCGCCGCCGACGAAATTGCCCGTGCGCAGATCCGAAACCGAGGGCACATAGCCCAGGATGATGCGGGCGCCAGGCTTGACCAGCTGGGTGTAGACCACGCCCGATAACTCCTCGGCGTTGATCTGCACCAGCGTGCCCGCCAGCGCCGCCGGGCTGGTCGCGCCCGACTGCGGGGCCGAGGACAAAAAGACGGGGATTTCCTGCCGCACGACCTCGGTCAGCACCTCCACCGTCTCCGGCGCAAAACGCAGCGGGCTGACCATCCAACAATTCGTCACCGAGATGATGGGGCGCTGGCGCAAAGCCTCACGGCCGCCGGCGATCAGCGCCGCCATCTCCACCACCTCGCGCACCGACTTCACACTGAAGCAGTTGCCGGTGACATGCTTGGCCGTGTTGGCCAGCGAGGCGTAGTAGGTGTTGATGTCCAGCAGTTCGGTGGGGATGTCGCGCGCCACACAGGCCCGCAGATAGAAATGGATATTGTCGAGCGCATCCACCAGCCGCCCGATTTCCGCCACATCGCGCAGCGTGCTCTCTCGCACATAGCCCGTCTCCAGGTCGAGCACCTTCACCGCCGCCCCGCCCGTGCCCAGGTAGACGCGCGTCCCGCCCAGCGCGATATCATGCCTGGGGTCGCGCCCGCACAGAATCACCTCAGGCGGCGCTTTCGCCAGGGCATCCTCCACCAGGCTCCGGGGGATGTAGACCCGGTTTTCCTCGTCCACCACCCTGGCCCCCGCCGCCCGGAAAATCTCCCGGCACTCCGAGGGCATGACTTCGACGCCCGTGCGCTCCAGCACCGCCAGCGAGGCCTGATGGATGCGGCGCACATCCGCCTCGCTCAGAGGCCTGTACTGGCCGCCGGGCAGACCGGGGGGAGCGACGGGCGGGCGGGCGACGGCGCGCTGGTCAGGGTCGCGGCGGCGATGGCGGGGGCGTTGCGATGGGACAGTTTCCATGGGGTCGCATTGTAAGAAGGGGCTGGCGATGTGACAAATTGCCCGGCAGTCGCCAGGCCAACCTGACGACCGCCAGCCTGCCAGCCCGACCAATTGACTTCTGCCTCCGACCCCTCTAGAATGAAACTACCGGCAGTCGCCGATTCTAGCAGCACCCGCGAGGCGAACATGATCAAGCAGTTCAAAATCATTGTCGAGAAACATCCGGACGGCTACGTAGCCTATCCACTAGGACTGAAAGGCGTGGTCGTTGGTGAAGGGGACAGCTATGAAGAAGCCCTGGCCGACGTGAAATCAGCGGTGCTGTTTCACATCGAGACCTTCGGCCCCGAAGCCGTGGAAAGCGGGGCGCCTATCCTGGAAGCATTCGTTGCCGAAGCAAGGGTAACGATCTGACCACCGGGAGGCAGGGATCGCCGTTCAAACTGTTGGTTCCAAAGTGACTTTATGCCAAAGAAATCAACGCATCCCCAGATTGAATTTCAGCGCCCTCTCAACCATAGCCATTTTGGCGGCAGACAACTGCCCGATCGGTCGAACCATCACCTCACCACGTGGCGGACGCAGGCGACTGTCAGGGCCGACCTGCTGGATCGTCGCCATCTGGCTACAATTGATCGCACTGCGCACTGGGAGTCCGCTCTCTTCCGGCTCGATGATCACAATAAACGGATAGGGTTGAAGCGGAATCGTGCGCGAGATGGCTACGATGACCGTGGTAGGGCTGGTGTGATTGCCGATATCATTCTGCACAACCAGCGCCGGTCTCAAACCGCCTTGCTCGCTGCCTTTCACCGGGCTGAATTCCATCCAGTAAATCTCGCCACGTTTCACCGTCATCGTCGTTCTCCCCGATCACATAGGTCGGAAGTGCCTCGGCCACAGCAAGCGCGCTTGCCTGTGCGAACTCGATCGACTCGCTGGCATAGAAGCGGTAGCCTTCTTCGGCCAAACGCCTCTCACGGCGCGCCCTGGCTTCGGCCAGGGCCTTGCCGATTACCTGGCTGCGGCTGATGTCAGCATGGTGCGCTAAGTCGTCAGCGAAGTCGACCAAATCCTGCGGAAGGGATACGGTGATTCTGCGCGTGGAAACGCTCTGCATGATAAACCTCAATCTAAATCGCCTAACCATATCAGTTTGGTAAGGACATGATACCCTACAAATCTGATAACCAACAATTCTCACAGAAGTGAGGCATGAACTTGCATACCCAATCCTGACTCAGTGATACCACCTCCGTCCTACTTTCACCGGCAGGAAGAAGAGGATGCGGCGCAGCCAACCCTTTGGTCTGCGCCGCATCCTCCGACGGGAACCTGCTCGAATCGCCAGGCGACGGCCCAAAAACGATAGCCGATCAACCCACCAGGAAGCAGGGACCGCTATCGTCCATCGTCCATCGTCAGGCTCGCTGCCGCCTCATCCGGCGGGGTCAGGCGGGGATGCGCTCGCCCGCCTCCGCTGCCGGCCTCCGATTCAGGATCGGCTGCCGCGCCGCCCGCACCTCATCCAACCGCCGCACAGGGGCCGAATGCGGGGCCATGTGTAGCAGTTCGGGGTCGGTGCGAGCCTCGCCGGCGATGTCGGTCAGGGCGTCGATGAAAGCATCCAACGTTTCCTTGGTCTCGGTCTCCGTCGGTTCGATCATCAGCGCCTCGGGCACGATTAGCGGGAAGTAAATGGTGGGGGGATGGTAGCCGTAATCGATCAGCCGCTTGGCCACATCCAGCGTGTGCACCCCCTCGGCGCCCGGAATCCGACCCTGCGCCACCACCTCGTGCATACAGAA includes the following:
- a CDS encoding restriction endonuclease; this encodes MTYLDAAYTILQTAGQPLHYEEITQRALAQGLIQPSGLTPAATMGSRLYTDTKQDDSQFVRAGHGRFGLAQWQPKGIDAHVEEINAATRGQLAQLIATLPPERFEALIRELLIQMGFDENTVKTTPYSGDGGIDVTGVYRAAGLTNVSAAVQVKRWKGNVGAPVVTQLRGSLEVHQQGIIITTSDFSKSAREEASAPNKTRIGLINGKELIDLLIKHRVGVVKRTLEVTALDDEYWGELAGAGAGATAPIQPEPPQPAIGETTRPKPRGFTLLGEHYTAKSWRDALLTACTALAAHHGPAFAEAAFTVKGRTRQYVAASPDGMITPAQISGTELWVEANQSAKSVVQVIEKLLAALGHEAGELAITF
- a CDS encoding type II toxin-antitoxin system prevent-host-death family antitoxin, with protein sequence MTHQVLNSDDARTRWRDILDAAGSGQDVVIARYGKPMAAVVPIADYEALREELEDLRAARRAQAALEAWRQDSSRGRPYAELRQELVTEGLLEHE
- a CDS encoding type II toxin-antitoxin system RelE/ParE family toxin, which produces MNEPSSRRYTVIVERQVEKALWRLPKDILTRVDRLLLSLVDEPRPAACKKLRGYENLYRLRVGDWRMIYAIEDDRLVVLVIEIAPRGGVYRDL
- a CDS encoding trimethylamine methyltransferase family protein codes for the protein METVPSQRPRHRRRDPDQRAVARPPVAPPGLPGGQYRPLSEADVRRIHQASLAVLERTGVEVMPSECREIFRAAGARVVDEENRVYIPRSLVEDALAKAPPEVILCGRDPRHDIALGGTRVYLGTGGAAVKVLDLETGYVRESTLRDVAEIGRLVDALDNIHFYLRACVARDIPTELLDINTYYASLANTAKHVTGNCFSVKSVREVVEMAALIAGGREALRQRPIISVTNCWMVSPLRFAPETVEVLTEVVRQEIPVFLSSAPQSGATSPAALAGTLVQINAEELSGVVYTQLVKPGARIILGYVPSVSDLRTGNFVGGAPEFALMHAAVAQLGQFYRLPVYNSSGLTDSKIPDIQAGYEKGLTGLAAALAGANYIHHSAGFLESMLTVAYEQYVIDDDINGSIMRMVRGIEVTDETLSLDVIDHVCRGKDGEPAPGHYLGTAQSLELMHSEYYYPHTGDRQRRQDWEQEGGRDMWQRARAKARQILATHRAAPIPTEIDAAIRERFTILG
- a CDS encoding type II toxin-antitoxin system PemK/MazF family toxin → MEFSPVKGSEQGGLRPALVVQNDIGNHTSPTTVIVAISRTIPLQPYPFIVIIEPEESGLPVRSAINCSQMATIQQVGPDSRLRPPRGEVMVRPIGQLSAAKMAMVERALKFNLGMR